The following are encoded in a window of Manihot esculenta cultivar AM560-2 chromosome 8, M.esculenta_v8, whole genome shotgun sequence genomic DNA:
- the LOC122724441 gene encoding uncharacterized protein LOC122724441, whose product MSIKDIFQSLANSTLAFQQKMKLSIQNLENQMSQLAISVSKLESQGKLPSKPCQIQTRTQVQLRRSEKELESASPKRLAQGSMTNLMAEAKIEILVENQPQKSETKVGENVSAVLQRKIPQKYKDKDMFAISCKVGNLEVKKAMCDLGTSINVMPLSVNLSLDAGPLKQTNIILQLVDRSIVYPKGMLEDVLVQVEKLIFLVDFFVLDMKDDSSSNSTDLLLGRRFLSTARMKFDMHEGTLTMKFDGEEVNFNVYDTIKYYADNFSLYSIDIVDPLVQEAFELSKKDKLEVVLIQNLTMDSLDNSISQFNEEIIEIIYLLDTLSYKEPKLELKILPAHLKYVFLGSNNTLPIIISSKMNPLKANKLIWVLNEYKDGTG is encoded by the exons ATGtctataaaagatatttttcaaTCCCTTGCTAATAGCACTCTTGCTTTTCAACAGAAAATGAAATTGAGCATACAAAATTTGGAGAATCAAATGAGCCAACTTGCTATATCAGTGAGCAAGCTGGAATCTCAAGGGAAATTGCCCTCCAAACCATGCCAAATCCAAACTAGAACGCAAGTGCAATTACGCAGAAGCGAAAAAGAATTAGAATCTGCCAGCCCTAagaggcttgcccaaggcagtaTGACAAACCTGATGGCAGAAGCAAAAATAGAGATTCTAGTAGAGAACCAACCCCAAAAATCAGAG ACCAAAGTAGGGGAGAATGTGTCAGCTGTGCTTCAAAGAAAAATTCCACAAAAATATAAGGATAAAGACATGTTTGCAATATCATGTAAAGTTGGAAACCTTGAAGTCAAGAAagcaatgtgtgatttaggaacttccataaatgttatgcctctgtcAGTTAATTTGTCTTTGGATGCAGGTCCTTTGAAACAAACAAATATCATACTCCAACTCGTCGATAGATCAATAGTTTATCCTAAAGGCATGTTGGAGGATGTTTTGGTCCAagtggaaaaattaattttcctaGTAGACTTCTTTGTCTTGGACATGAAAGATGATAGTTCATCCAACTCTACAGATTTATTGCTAGGAAGACGATTCCTTAGCACAGCTAGAATGAAGTTCGACATGCACGAAGGCACGCTAACAATGAAGTTTGATGGAGAAGAGGTAAACTTTAATGTCTATGATACAATAAAGTATTATGctgataatttttctctttacaGCATAGATATAGTTGATCCTCTCGTTCAAGAAGCGTTTGAATTAAGCAAGAAAGACAAGTTGGAGGTAGTTTTAATCCAAAACTTGACAATGGACAGCCTTGACAATAGCATATCGCAATTCAATGAAGAAATTATAGAAATAATCTATTTATTAGACACTTTGAGCTACAAGGAACCAAAACTTGAGTTGAAAATACTTCCAGCTCATTTGAAATATGTATTTTTGGGAAGTAATAACACACTTCCAATCATAATTTCCTCTAAGATGAATCCTTTAAAAGCAAATAAGTTGATTTGGGTGCTGAATGAATATAAAGATGGAACTGGATGA